The genomic stretch GTCGGCCTCATCGGCTTCGGCCGCATCGGGCAGAAAGTCGCCGCGCTGTGCAAGGCCTTCGAGGCGAATGTGCTGGTGCACGATCCGATGGCCAACGCCGCTGCCGCGAAGTCGCTGGGCGTGACGCTGGTCGAAAAATCGCGCCTGCTGTCGGAGTCGGACATCGTCTCGCTGCACGCCTCCAAGAGCGCCGGCCATTCCGTGATCATCGGCGCCGCCGAGCTGAAGCAGCTGAGGCCCGGGTCGGTGCTCGTCAATCTGGCACGCGGCGACATGGTCGACGAGGCCGCACTGGTCGAGGCTCTGAAGTCCGGCCACATCGCCGGCGCTGGTCTGGATGTCTTTGGCGCCGAACCCTACGCGGGGCCGCTGTGCGATTTCGACCAGGTGATCCTGACTCCGCACACCGCGACCCTGACCTACGAGACGCGCTCCGCCATGGAGACGCAGTGCGTGCAGAACGCCATCGACTTTCTCAATGGAAAATTGTCGCCCGAACGCACGGTGGCGTGAGGCCTGAAGGGGCCCGAAAACGCTTCTTTCGAGCGGGGTTTCTGATACCATCCGCAACCCACGGACCGAACCATGAGCACCACCACCACCAAGCTTTTTGCCGACCAATATCTGGACGAATCCAAGGACATTCTCGACCAAATCGACCGGGCGGCGATCGAGAAGATGACCCTGCTCCTGGTGAAGCTGCGCGAGCGCAAGGGGCGCCTCTTTCTGGTCGGCGTGGGCGGCGGTGCCGG from Planctomycetota bacterium encodes the following:
- a CDS encoding phosphoglycerate dehydrogenase, which encodes MSDLIFVALSTFAEHDAAPLRLLEASGRPLRIHKSGKRITTAELLRDGADAAVIVAGVEPYDAATLEKLPALKCISRCGVGVDAIDLPAARNRGIAVANTPTIPVQAVAELALAMFLSLSRSLRPQGKLMSERKWQKLTGHLLGGRTVGLIGFGRIGQKVAALCKAFEANVLVHDPMANAAAAKSLGVTLVEKSRLLSESDIVSLHASKSAGHSVIIGAAELKQLRPGSVLVNLARGDMVDEAALVEALKSGHIAGAGLDVFGAEPYAGPLCDFDQVILTPHTATLTYETRSAMETQCVQNAIDFLNGKLSPERTVA